The following nucleotide sequence is from Triticum dicoccoides isolate Atlit2015 ecotype Zavitan chromosome 7B, WEW_v2.0, whole genome shotgun sequence.
GGACAGATGGGAGAAAGATCAATTAATCCCTTAATCCGTGCATAAGCTGTGAATACTGAACTATGATTATtattttctttaaaatataacaaagCAAGAGACTAAGGACATAAATATAGAATATACCTGATAAGCGTAGCACAATTTATCGGATGCAACGTTAAGCTGCTCTACTATGTAGTTGATCCAGGAGCTGTCATGAGTACCAAACAAAGACATCCTCAATGCAAGCCGTGCTCCAACTCTTTAACCTAAAAAAGTTGGCAACCTTTGAGAAAGCAGGGTATATTTATTCAGAAAATAAAGCGATAAATAACCATGCCATCAGAACAAATCACTACAAGCCTACACAACAAAAGGTCCAAGGCAAGAACAGATCAGTAGTACAAGGCTACAATCAGCAGACGACAAATCGATAGCTAGAAACCAACTGACAACACAAGTTACACAAGCAGCAATTAGTAGTTTAGTACTCAGTAGACCAACACCACACATTAGCATCAGCACAAGTGCACAGATAGGAGCAGCAGCTTGCGGGGGCACACGACAGTAGCAGCAATAATCAACACCACCAGTAGgctccacagcagcagcagcagcagagcaaCATAGCGAGCAACTCCACCTCGCACCAGAAGGAAGAGAGCTCACCAGGAGGTGGCAGGAGCAGATCGAGGCAGGAGGAAGTAGTAGTGCTCGGGGGCGCAAGGTGGATGAGCTCTCAGTCCATCAGCAGGCGATGCAAAGTGGAGGAGATCCGAGCCCGGCAGCTGGCGGCGTGAGGAGAAGCTTCAGTTCTGGCAGCCTGCGGCGCCAGGAGATCCGCAAGCGCGGGGAGGAGAGCACCCTAACCCTGGCCTCCTCCCGTCGACGCGCTAGCCAGTGGCGACGGCGCGCTCCGCCTGGCTCCTCCCCTCTACGGCACGACGGGAGGGGGCACGGCCGCGTGCCTCCCGGATGCCATGAACGGCGACGGAGCAGCCGATGGGGCGGCGGGGGTTGAGCAGCACGGGCACGGcgaccgagcggtagaggagaggACGGGAGGAGGAGAAGGGGAGGCTAGGGGGTGGAGGCGCGAGGGGGATGAGGCGAGCAGCACCTGAGGAACGACGGTGGGGCAAGAAGAGGCGGATCCAGAGACGCTGAGGAGATGCTCGGGGACGTGTCAGCCGCGGGCGccggcgcaggcgcgtggccgccGTGGCTCACCTCACCAGAGACGTGGGCTCTGGTGGTCGTGCTGCGGATTGGGGGGAGGCACCGGCAGAAATTGGCTGCTCCTCCTCGCCGGGATCCACCGGCAAAGGTGATGGGGTGGGGAAGGGGAAGGGGGAGCTCAAGGAGATGGAGCGGTCGTGGCAcgagggggaggagggaggagagcaGCGGCGCAGGGTAAGGAGGGAGGAGAGTGAGGCGGCGGCGGGCTGGGAGGATGGCTGGTGGGCGACGGCGacgggaggagaggaggggagtcgGGGCGAGGGCGAGGGCTGAGGAGTGGGAAAGGACAGAGGCAGCTAGGGTTACACACGGCGTGCTGCATTTTATATGCCCGAGTGTGAAAAGACGAAAATACCCTCAGTGGGGCACGAGATTTACAGGCGGTGGCACGAGCTACTATTCATTGTAGCAGTGTCAATAGCAACCGGACCGCCAGGATCGGCTCACATGAAGATCCGACGGCCATGATCAGCTCACCTGAAGATCCAACGGTCCGGATGCGTTTGGACGCCCAATCGGACGGTCCAAAGTGCATATGGCCTGAGAAGGCTTCATTTGTGTCCACAATCTAACAATGGGATGCTGAGGCGCGCTCGTGCATGTAGCTCGGCATGGGGAGCGCTTTGGAGACGCTGTGCGGGCAGGCGTTCGGCGCCGGCCAGGTGGCTATGCtgggcgtctacatgcagcgctcCTGGATTGTCCTCATCGCCGCCGCGCTCCTCATGGTGCCCTTCTACGTCTTCGCcgagccactcctcctcgccgtcgGCCAGGACCCCGTTCTCGCGCACGAGGCCGCCCGCTTCGCGCTCTAGATCCTCCCCGGTGCCTTCTCCTTCGCCGTCAACTTCCCCACTGGCAAGTTTTTGCAGGCGCAGAGCAAGGTCCTGGTGCTCGCCTGGGTCGGCGTCGCTAGCCTCTGCTTCCACGTCGCGCTCACCTACCTCCTCGTCACCGTCCTCGGATGGGGCACcccgggcgccgccgccgcctacgACCTCTCACTCTGGGCCATCGCGCTGGGTCAGTCCGCCTACATCATCGGCTGGTGCAAGGACGGCTGGAGGGGCTGGTCCATGGCAGCATTCAACGACATGTAGGCGTTCGTCAAGCTCTCGCTCAAGTCCGCCGTCATGCTCTGCCTTGAGATTTggtacctcggcatgatcaccgtcCTCACCGGCAACCTCCAGGATGCGCAGATTGCCGTCGACTCGCTCGGCGTCTGGTACTACTTAAGCACCAGATGCTACTAGTTTATTGAAATCTACAGTACAATACTAGAAGGGTTACTTAACTTGCAAAATTCAGAAAAGAGACATCATCAAAGGCATACTTGTCACTGAAGCTTCAGGGCCTTCAGATTAATATACATCACAGCAAAGCCATAGCCGCCATGTTTCATTTTgtttcctggaagaagaaagaaaaacacCATGTACATCCAGTTTCAGCACATTTTCACCTGAAAGAAAGAAAGCCCTTTGCTTTTCAGCACCATACCATACAAGCGTCAATTTGCTTCTCTGGTACGAATACCAGGGCACTTGAAATATCTGCTACGTAGTGATATACAAATTGCCAATCAACAGAAATGCTACTAGCCCCTACTAAACTATCCAATTTCGAGATCAGATGCCCCAAGAAAAGAATCAGCCAGTAGACCATCCAAAAATACGCGAGACAAGTAAACAAATAAACTGATACAGAAAACTAGTAAACATTTGCCGTCTTTAACAGTAGTCAATATCCATAAACAAAACTACTGAAGGAAGAACAAAGGTTTTCAGCTTAGAACTAGAGAAAGAAGCCAACAAACGTGATCAAAACTGCATCCTTGGCAGTGATCAACACACTGCGGCCAACAACAATCCAAAATTGTTTCCTGCGGAAAAGAAGTCCAAAATTTTCATCGAAAAGAAAGTGTGGGAATTCCTAAGTTTCTATCCTCTTCATGGCCAAAATGAGAACATTCTTTCATGGAAAGATACGTGGAAGATTGCATTGAAAACTGCAATGGCCATTTCAGAACAAAAAGATACAGAGTGTGCAGAAATACTACTCATCGATACTTCAAATAAATTGTAGGATGCCCTAGTCTCACTCTTTGTAGGATGCCCTAGTCTCACTCTCTTAGTTCCAATATGTGTGCTAATATGACACGaggaagaacaagttcatagcagtgCGATATTTTCTTCGCTACTGATTTACACCGACATAATGAACATACCCATTCTCATACCGGTCTTGATTCATGTAAAACTGAATCTGGCAGGCACTTCCCCTCTGCAAGCGGTTGCATAGTCTTCAGCAAGATGAGGTGCAGCTTCCTTGTGAGGGCATATGAACCTTTCCATAAATACCTTCTCGCTAACCATGACTGTATTAAAGAAGTCCTGGCCATGATCTATCAATCCATTTTCCTTGAGAAACTTTAAAACATAGTGTCGGGCTCTTAGCCGGCCCTTCAGGCTGAAAGTGAGCAGTGCCGGCCGATGAGCAATGTATGCCGGTTCCAACCCCACCTCAGAGATGAGGAACTCGGACATGGGCTGCAGCGATTCCTTGGACCTCGTGAGCACCGTTGGAGCCATAGTAGCCGGAAACAGGGAACGGTAGGCCGTTCCTCGATCCCGATTCATCGACCCGGAATCGGATTCGGGAACGAGGTCGGATTCGCTACGATTCGATGAAGATTCGGCGTCCCCGTAGCCTGCTCATCGATTCAGGTTCGAGGATCCACCAGCCCAAACGCGAGGCATAATTTACTCACGCCGTCGTTTCTTTTCTCAATGACTCCTCGTTCTTCCTCCAGTCCATTAATTGCAAGGAATGCTGACCGTCAAGGAGTCGTCGTTCTTCAGGAACTGCGTTCCTTGACACATGGTACCGTACCGGGTTCATCGTACCCAAATGGATTGGATCGCGTCCCCGCTATAAAAAAAATCGTTCGAGAGATGTATATCCTCGTTGTACCCTTTTTTTTCAGCCATCGACTCTCGTCCCTCGTTCCCGTTCCTCATTCCCACCGTACCGgaaacatggcaactatggttggagCCTTAGAAACAGCGATGCCCACCTCGGCATCTGACCACCTGAACGTTTTCTTCAAATACTCCACCCTGGCTGCGATCTCCTCCTCGCTGTGAAATGCAACAGCATGCAGCGCATGCCTGAACATGCCAGAGGCACGGGGCACACCTATGCTTTCAGCACATCTCACCATCGCCTGGACATGCTCCGGACTGGCAATGATCATCCTTGGTCtttggatgcaaaacttggcaatATCACAATCCTGCAACCCACACTCTCGCAGGTACGCGACATTGGGCTTGACCACCCTCTCGATGCTGTGTGAGAGGAGATGGCCGCCCTTCATGGCCCGGAGGAAGGTGTCTAAGGAGCCGAAGACGCGCAAGTAGTAGTGCAGCTTGGAGACCATTGCTTTTTGGCGGAATTTGTGGGCGGCCAGCGAGGCGAGGCGCGCGATGTCGGAACGCGATAAGCCGAGGCCAGAGAGCCCGGCGGCGACGGGCGTCAGGGTTCTCTCCACGCTGGCGCAGAGGAACTGCGGGTCCCtggcgacgagggcggcgacaTCGGCGCCGGAGAgaccgaggccggcgaggaaggcgagcACGGCGTCGGGATTGGCGGGGGACTTGAGGTGGGAGAGCTTGGCGGAGGCCTTGACGGCCTGTGCTGGCGTGAGGCCGCAAGTGGAGACGAGGTACTCGTGCGCGGCGAAGCTAGGGTTGGGGGAAATGGCGGAGAGGAGGCGGCGAAGAGGGGATCCGGGGGAGGTGGCTGGAGAAGAAGAGAGGAGATGGGCGAGGACGCGGCTACGCAGCCTGAGCATGGCGGCACCGGCGGCGAGGGGGTGGGGAACAACGGCCGACCGGGGCGAGAGCGAGAGGATttgggcgaggtggcggcggcggcggtggcgaggggatttatttttttttattttttttattttgatgaTGGAGAGGTGCGAGAGGATTTGGGTGATCTGGTCTGTGGTCTGGTGCCAGAGGTTTGGGTTCTCTGATAATGGGCTGGCCTCGTCGATCCCCTGCTTGGAGTTGATGACATTGATCTGACGATGGTTCAGGGGTTGCTATTGGAGGAGGATGGCAAGGCCTTGTTGCATACATCAACCTACTACTAACGTTAGCCGGTGCAGAGACGTTCGCACCAACTCCTCTGAACGAATCTCTAGCTTCCCTCGAGTTAGGGTTTTTTGCTCTCGGTGGCGACTCTGTCGCCATCGTTGAGACCTACCTCTTTCCCTCCCGTCGATCTACCACAGAGGTGAGGCGGGGTCCCCTGATCCCTGCCCTCTCGGGGTACGGCGACTCGGAGTAGGGCAGCACCACAGTTTTGATAGTCCGGAGTTCTCTAACGATCGGGCTAGGGTTTGACTTATGGCGGCGAAGATGGGCTCGGGATCGGCGACTGCTGATGCCTCTTCATCTGCGTCAGAGGTAGAAAGGATGATGGCGGAGCTGGGCCTATGTGAAGATgacatggatgatgtggtggtaGATGAGGGTGCTATTCCCCAAGATGCAGTTAGATGGATGGCAGTAGCTAGGGTTCATATTGATAAACCCTATAGCCAAAGTTGGTTTTTTAGAAACGTGAGAGTAGCTTGGGATCTGGCTCAGGTAGTAAATTTCAAGCCATTGGAGGAGAATCTCTATACACTGCAATTCCATTGCCTCGGCGACTGGGAAAGAGTCATGGAAGAGGGACCATGGATTTTTCGTGGACATGTTGTGATCATCACCCCGTACGATGGTGTGACCCAACCATCTCAAGTAAAGCTTGATACCCTGGATATCTGGATCCAGATACATGACGTTCCTAATCTGTATGCACATCTGGTGCCGACACTGGCGGCCAAGGTAGGAGAGGTTCTTTTCGCAGAAACGTCGTCGCATGATTTTGCTGGCAATTCTTATCGGGTTTGGGTGAAGATCAATGTGCACAGGCCTCTGAAGAATGCGGTGTCGCTTGTGAGGGAGTCGAAGAGGCAGATATACAGGGTCAAGTACGAGCGCCTGCCGGATTGGTGTGCAGTTTGTGGTCATCTAGGCCATACGTTCAAGGAACACGGCAATGAAATCCATCCCCCTCAAGCACTGGTCTTTAAGGATCTTCGTGCTTCGTGGATTATGAGGCGAGCTACAGGCCCTGGAGGAGAACGGGGTCGCCGTGGCGGACGACGGGGAGGCCGAGGTAGAGGAAACGGAGGGACACCAAGAAGCGAGAGTGAAGATTTCAGGAGGTATGATGATCACGAGGGAAGTGTGCAACCAAGCATGGAGGATATGGCTGTTGATGATCCTAGCAGAAAGCGAATGGATAGGGAGGAGTCAGGAAAGAATACTATGTTGTCGGGGAAGCAGCAGGGGGAGCCAAGTACAACAAATCTAGCCATTGTCCCGGTGGGTTCGGTGGTCAGACCTCCCCCGACAAGAGACCCGAAGCGTTCCAAGACGGAAGGAGAAGAGAGAGATAGTTCAAGCATCCCAGTGAAGAATTTGGCGGGCTCCTTTGAGGAGCGCCGCCGAGCCCAATGAGTACTCTTTGTTGGAACTGCCGCGGTGTGGGCAACGCCGCGACAGTCCAAGAACTTCGGGATTTCGCGAGGAAGTTTGCCCCTACCCTGTTATGTATCGTTGAAACTCAGATAGAAGGATCTAGGGTAGAAAGTTTAGCTGCTACATTGGGATATGATAATGCTTATGCGGTTGATAGCGAGGGTAGGAGCGGTGGAATTGGATTATTTTGGAACAATGAAATAAAGATTGACATTTTGGGTTACTCTCGTTACCACCTGGATGTCTCTGTACAGGAAGAAAATCATGATGCATGGAGATTGACGTGTGTCTATGGAGAGGCTCAGACTCACATGAGATACCAGACGTGGGACGTTCTGAAAAATATTAGCACATCTAGCTCCCTTCCATGGATGTGCATAGGGGATTTCAACGAAGTTTTACATTCAAATGAACACGATGGAATTGGGATGAGAAGTAATGCTCAAATACAAGCCTTCAGAGAGATAGTGGACATTTGCATGTTAATTGACATTGGCTATAAGGAAAGACAATGGACTTTTGAAAAGAGAGTAGTTGGAGGGACGTATACGAGATGCAGACTAGACCGGGCACTTGCAAATGCACCCTGGATGGCCCGTTTCGCTGCGGCAACTCTTGAACATCTTACGGCGGCAACATCAGATCATAGCCCTATTTTACTTGACCTAGGGCGGGGCCAGAGAGAGCCACAAAGACGCACCTTCCGCTATGAAGCGATGTGGGAGAAACACGAGGGGCTGAAGGACTTTGTTAAAACGGAGTGGACAGTGAACGGCACATGCAATAACGTTCAGGAACTACAGGACAAGCTGCAGCGGATGTCCATTGGTCTTACAAATTGGAGCAGGCAATCGTTCAGGAGTGTGAGGAAGGAGATAAAGGACTTGAAAAAAAGGTTGGATGAGCTACGAGGTGACCCACTGAGAGTGGCACCCACGCATGTTGAGCTGAAAACTAATGAGAGACTAATTGAGTTGTACCACAGGGAGGAGATAATGTGGAGACAGAGAGCACGTATCGATTGGCTGGCCTCCGGTGACAAGAATACTAAATTCTTTCACATGCGTGTGagcctaagaaggaagaagaatatgataaaagcattgGAAAAACACTGGGAGTTTTGGTGGATGATCCAAATGAACTAAGGGCGATGGCGAATGACTTTTATCAGACTCTTTATACCTCAGAAGGAGTACAAGGGATACAGCAAGTTATTGATCAAGTGCCAAGAAAGGTGACCGATGCTATGAACTCAGATTTGTGTGCCCCTTACACGAACGATGAGGTAAAAACAACTCTTTTTCAAATGTTTCCCACTAAGGCACCTGGCCCAGATGGCTTCCCAGCTTTGTTCTATCAGAAGCACTGGGATGTGTGCGGTGAGGATGTAACAAGGATAGTACTAAAAATTGTGAAAGGGGAGGAAAGCCCAGAGACAATTAATGACACGGGATTGGTCTTGATCCCTAAGGTAACTAACCCAAACCTCCTATCACAGTTCAGGCCGATCAGTTTATGCAATGTGCTGTTTAAGATAGCGTCGAAGGTTATCGCAAACAGGTTGAAATTGGTCCTACCAGACATCATCTCTGAGGAGCAATCCGCGTTTGTCCCAGGTAGACTTATCACGGACAATATAATTTGTGCCTACGAATGTCTGCATTTTATGAAGAGAAGCAGGTCCAAAAACAATAGCTTTTGTGCTTTGaagttggatatgatgaaagcctatgacAGGCTAGAGTGGACCTATTTGAGAGCCATGATGGAGAAGTTGGGTTTTGCACCACGTTGGATTGACACAGTCATGGCTATGGTTTCTTCAGTCTCCTTCTCAGTTTGTTTAATGGAGAAAGACTCGAGCGTTTTTATCCATCACGAGGAATTCGGCAGGGAGATCCTATCTCACCTTACCTATttttgattgcagcagagggcctttcgtgcctcctgaaATCCAATTCACAGTCATCTACACTCGCAGGTATTAGAGTAGCGCCAATGGCTCCTGCCGTTAACCACCTTCTTTTCGCAGATGACAGCCTGTTGCTTTTCAAAGCTAGCTCTGAGGTTGCAGAAAGAGTATCAAACCTACTCACCATTTATTGTAATGCTTCGGGTCAGAGAATCAATACTGAGAAATCATCAATTTTTTTCAGTAAAGGGTGCCCACAGAATCTTAGAGATGGAGTCAAGGATCGTCTGAATGTCTATAATGAATCGCTTAATGAACGCTATCTTGGTATGCCAACAGATGTCGGCCAGTCGAAGAATGGTACATTCAAACATTTGCGTGATAGAATTTGGGAGAAAGTGAAAGGCTGGATGCAGAAGTTGTTATCTGCGGTGGGGAAGGAGATCCTTATTAAATCTGTGGCACAAGCTATTCCAGTATTCTCTATGGCTTGTTTCAGGCTACCCATGGGACTTTGTGACAATATTACATCCATCATTCGCCAATTCTGGTGGGGAAGCAGAAGGGGGAAACGCAAGCCTGCCTGGGTTTCTTGTGACAAATCCAAAACATATGGGAGGTATGGGGTTTCGGGACATGGAGCTCTTTAACCTAGCTTTGTTGGCTCGACAGGCATGGAGGCTTCTAAATGACACGGAATCTCTGAGTGCAAGGCTTCTGAAGGCCGTTTACTTCCCGGAGGTAACACTTTTTGAAGCTGAGTTGGGGTCACATCCGTCACAGATTTGGAGAGCAATCTTAGATGGAAGGGATGTGATGGCGCAAGGAGTGATTAGAAGGATAGGGGATGGTGCTTCAACAGGAATCTGAGACCATAATTGGATCCCTAGAGCAAGCTACAAGAGACCGATTGCAGCTAGAGTGGCTGCCCCGCCACGATTGGTATCCGAACTAATTGAACCAACTTCGGCTTCATGGAAGGAGGAGATGATCCGGGCGGTGTTTACGGAGTTTGATGCCGAAGCAATAATGCAGATACCATTGTGTACAAGACGCGTTGATGATTTCTGGTCCTGGGGGGAAGAACCTCGGGGTAACTTTTCGGTCGGGTTTGCATACCGAATGTTAGTTCGAACAAAACATGATAGGGAAGGATGGCTGGATGAGGCAGAAACAACATCTACCAGTGAGGGACAAAGCAAAGAATGGAAGGCAATCTGGAAGGTTGCAGTGCCGAGCAAGATAAAGGTCTTTTTATGGCGCCTCGCTCGAAACTCGATACCGTCGGGAGACGTTTTACACAGGAGGAATATGTCAACGACGAAGGTATGTGGCTTGTGTGGGACGACTGATTCTTGGAGACACGCGCTGCTCAACTGTCCAATGGCGAGATGCACTTGGGTATTATCATCGGAGGAGATACTGGACCAATTGAGCTCCCACCATCAAGAGTGCCCAAAGTTATGGTTATTTGCTTTGATGAGAGCTCTAAAAACCGATGAGTTTATCAGGTTTTCGGTTTCACTATGGGCAATATGGGGTGCAAGGAGGAAAGCTTTGTATGAGGGCATCTTCAAGTCACCGCAGGCCACACACGGATTCATAAACTCTTACATAAGTGATCTTCAAGTTATAGTCCCAAGTGTTCATCCAACACGAGGAGGGGTTGTGCAACACCCGAACTGGATTGCCCCCCCCCTGAAGGTTACGCGAAGCTAGATGTTGATGCTGCGGTGGGTGGCAGAAGTCGGTTTGGAGCCGTAGCAGCAATATGCCGGGACCAGGAGGGAGGCTTCCTAGGTGCATAGGCTATCATTTTCAAGCATTTGAAAGACCCAGCTACTTTGGAGGCTATGGCACTGCGAGAGGGCCTTGATCTAGCAGCAGACTTACACATATCAAGGGTACATGCGGCTACAGATTGCAAGGGTGTGGTAAGTGAGTTTGGCAGGAGGAGCAGTGCCGCATTTGGCGCTGTGGTTAGGGAAATAGAGATGCAAATTTCTTCCTTTATTTCATGTAAAGTAGTTTATCAATCTAGGAGCTCAAACTTTGATGCTCACAACTTAGCAAAGCATGCTTGTACTTTGAGTgttggccgccatgtttggttaggccaacGCGAAGGAATTcctttcgtccctgtaaacattgtgacaacGTAATAAAGCTTTGCGAGGTTGCCTAAAAAAAACTAACGTTAGCCGGTTTCCAGTTCCAGTTCGTTACCTGACTGCTCCGCCTTAACGCGAAAAGATAGGAAAAGTGCCTTGGTGCAAAGCTAGGGTCAACAGAAAGTTTGCTTACAGGTCTTGCCTCTGCTGATACTGGTCATGGGGACAAGAACTCCGTGGGAAGAGAGCAGATACCAATCCTAAACAATCCTTAGAATGGCCTCATCCAAACGGATGATTGTCATTGATAAGACGAGCAGGTGGTATGTTGATACTGAGTCGCTTCCCCTGTAGTTGTTAGCTCGTTCTTGACAAATCCGATCGGGTCTTCATAATCTGGAGTAAAAGGATTCGAACCTTTGCATGCCGATACCAAAAACCGATGCCTTACCACTTGGCTATACTCCAAACAAACGGTAGGTTCCTGGAGAACCGTGGAAACTAGTTAGTTCAAATCGAACTCAAAAGCAATGCGCATTATCTATGCCTTTTTTTGATTCACCAAGACCGTTTTCGGATTGCCTTTAGGCTATCTTCTCGGCTACAAGTTCAACTATGGAGTTGGAGTATGTTATTTGAACTACTACTACATATTGCAAAACAACAAGTAAAGAACATTTACGCTCTCTAATTCCAGAGGATTTGGGCTGGCATGCTTTTCGGGGTTGCACTTCAGACACTGATCTTACTCTTCATCGTGTGGAGAACAGATTAGAATGCAGAGGTACGTATGATTTTCCATCGCCCTTCCAGTCTTCACCAATTTAACAACTATGGATATACAACAACATGTCATAAAACCTTTCCAATCTTCAGTAACCATATATCAGATGACTTATAGCTTCTTTCTTTATTTGTATTGATCGATTTCACACATATTGTATGTAATTTTGTCTGTCATTTGTATGGAAATGTTGAGCTTTCCACCTTGCTCATCTCATAGTCTACAACTGCAGGCTGCGCTAGCATCAAGCCGTGTGCGAAAGTGGGGTGACATTGATGGAACCAAATCTCTGCTGGAAGATAACTAGACCACCTAAGCATTTTTATCTCTTCTTAATTAATTAACATTATTTGCCTTGGATTGATGATATCAAATATCATTGTGATTTTTTTAGTATCAATAGGGTATGGAGATCAGGCTGAACTTGTCGAATTACTATATCGTTACAAGTCTAAATGGTTGCGCACATTTCTGTATGCGGAGGCAGGAAGTTGTTTCTATCATCTGAAAACAAATCATCATCAGTCTGAAACGAGCTTTTGTCTGTTGACATGTACCAACGCACTGTGATTtgcatacttgtgtttcatcaatgaTTAAGAAAAGGACAACAACGCTACTCGGTTGTAAGAAGTATTATGTAAAAGAAAAATACGGGTTAACAATAGTCCTATTCGTTTTTTAGGGGGAATGCATATTCGGCGCACTTCATTGCGAAGCCAACAAAGTTGCATCATGAATCAAATAAGATACTCCTATTCGTGACAAGAAGTTGAGGGAATTGAGGAGTGCTCATTGCGTTGTAAACAAGCATGTTTAGACCAAACAAGTGGCTCAATCATCAAATGAAGTAAAAAAACAGAGCATTTTTTCCGTTCACTGAAAATAACTGGCTCATATTCCTCAgaatgttttgcttgccatttcaaaATTTctggaataaaaagaataaaaggtcAAAAATCCACCCCAACCTAACAACAAAAACAATTATTTAATCATATTTTACACTTTGGAATACAAATCAGTTTTGAGCTTTGGATGTAGCAACGTGGACCAAGTCTGTATTTGTTTTTTTTTcagaaatgata
It contains:
- the LOC119341893 gene encoding transcription termination factor MTERF6, chloroplastic/mitochondrial-like; translated protein: MLRLRSRVLAHLLSSSPATSPGSPLRRLLSAISPNPSFAAHEYLVSTCGLTPAQAVKASAKLSHLKSPANPDAVLAFLAGLGLSGADVAALVARDPQFLCASVERTLTPVAAGLSGLGLSRSDIARLASLAAHKFRQKAMVSKLHYYLRVFGSLDTFLRAMKGGHLLSHSIERVVKPNVAYLRECGLQDCDIAKFCIQRPRMIIASPEHVQAMVRCAESIGVPRASGMFRHALHAVAFHSEEEIAARVEYLKKTFRWSDAEVGIAVSKAPTIVAMSKESLQPMSEFLISEVGLEPAYIAHRPALLTFSLKGRLRARHYVLKFLKENGLIDHGQDFFNTVMVSEKVFMERFICPHKEAAPHLAEDYATACRGEVPARFSFT